The following DNA comes from Marichromatium purpuratum 984.
GGTCATGGCCCCACCGAAACCATAGCCGTCGACCCCGGCGGCCTCCATCTCGTCGGCGAGCACGAAGAACCCGAGCAGGGGCAACAGCACCCCGAGCGTCACCAGGGTGCCAACGACAACGGCGCCCCCGAGGTAGCGATCGATGATCCGCATCGCTCAGTCCCGCCCCAAACGGGCGCTGCGGAACGAGCAGGAGGTCAGGGAGCCGAGTTTCAGCACGCGCATTTCTTCCGGTAGACTCGATGCCCACATCCTAACATCCGCGCGCGCCGACCCTCACCCGATCACCTCGGCGACGCCGGACGATGCGCGTCGAACGCACACCTCTCGCGGCCCCGACACCGGCACCCGACCGGGTTGCCGACCCGTGCCGCCATTGCAGGAGCCCTAGCATGGAATTCAAGATCAAGACCGGCGACCTCGCCAAGCAGAAGACCCCCTGTCTCGTCCTCGGCGTATTCGAGAAGCACAAGCTCGGCGCCCCCGCCGAGGCCGTCGACAAGGCTTGCGACGGCAAGCTCGCCGCACTGCTGAAGAAGGGCGACATGCGCGGCGAGAGCGGCCGCACCCTGCTGCTCTACGGCCTGCCCGGCGTCGCCGCCGAGCGGGTACTGCTGGTCGGCTGCGGCAAGCGCAAGGACTTCGATCGTGCCGCTCAGCGCAAGGCCGTCACCGCCGCAGTCGACGCCCTCGCCAAGCTCAATGCCAGCGAGGCGCTGTGCGCCCTCGCCGAGCCGCTGTCACGCGAGGATGATCGCTACCTGAGGCTGCGTGACACCGTGGTCGCCGCCGCCGCGCGCGACTATCGCTACACCCACACCAAGGACGCCGACAAGCTGCCCAAGGTCGCGCTCAAGCGCCTCGCGCTGTGGATCGAGAAGAAGACCGAACAGGCCATCGCCACACAGGCCATCGCCCATGGCCGGGCGATCGGCGACGGCGTCGCGCTGGCGCGCGAACTCGGCAACCTGCCGGGCAATATCTGCACCCCGAGCTATCTCGCCGAACAGGCCGAAACGCTGGCTGCCGATCACCCCAAGCTCACCACCGAGATCCTCGACGAGGCGGCCATGGCCGAGCTGGGCATGGGCGCGCTGCTCTCGGTCTCGCGCGGCAGCCGTCAGCCAGCAAAACTGATCGTGATGCACTATCGCGGTGGTACCGAGGAGGCCAAGCCGGTGGTGCTGGTCGGCAAGGGGCTGACCTTTGACGCCGGTGGCATCTCACTCAAGCCCGCCGCGCAGATGGACGAGATGAAATATGACATGTGCGGCGGTGCGAGCGTGTTCGGCGTGCTTCAGGCCGCTTGCGCGCTGGAGTTGCCGATCAACCTCGTCGGCGTGGTACCGGCCTCGGAGAACCTGCCCGACGGCGCGGCCAACAAGCCCGGCGACATCGTCACCAGCATGTCGGGCCAGACTATCGAGATCCTCAACACCGACGCCGAGGGTCGACTGATCCTCTGCGATGCGCTCACCTACAGCAAGCGCTTCGAGCCTGAGCTGGTGGTCGACATCGCCACCCTCACCGGCGCCTGCATGATCGCGCTCGGCGCTCATGCCTCCGGGCTGTTCACCGCCGACGAGGCGCTCGCCGACGAACTACTCGCCGCCGGCGAGCGTGCCAATGATCGCGCCTGGCGGATGCCGCTGTGGGACGACTACCAGTCGCAGCTCGACAGCAACTTCGCCGACATGGGCAACGTCGGCGGGCGCGAGGGCGGGGCCATCACCGCCGCCTGCTTCCTCTCGCGCTTCACCAAGGACTACCGCTGGGCACACCTCGACATCGCCGGTACCGCCTGGCTCGGCGGCAAGCAGAAGGGCGGCACCGGTCGTCCGGTGGCGCTGCTCACCGAGCTGCTGCTGACACGCGCCGGGGTCGCGCCCCAGGCCGGCTGAACGAGACGCGCCCCGCCGGACCAGATCCGGCGGGGCGCGCACCGGGTCGGGGGGGCTCCCTCCGATCAAGACGACCGTCTCCAGCCTCGGCGCGACCAGTCGCGCGCCAGGGACTCGCGCAGGATTGCCTCGGCGTCGACCCACTCCAGTGTCTCGTTGAAAGCCTGACGCCAGCCCCTCCCGGCGTAAGAACATCTGCAGTCCGCCGCCACCGGTCCCGCCCTTGCGCATCTCCTCACGGTTCACGCGCCACCGGATCATCGAGCACATGGCTGTCGATCACCGCCCCAGCGAACGCGCCCGGTTCGCCGGCGGACGACACTGGACGATGCCGCTCACTGCCAACTCGATGACACGCTCACGGATCAACCCGATGACACGATGGTGCGCGCACGCCAGGAATCGGCCGGCGATCCAGCACCAACCGGGTGCGGCACAAAGCT
Coding sequences within:
- a CDS encoding leucyl aminopeptidase produces the protein MEFKIKTGDLAKQKTPCLVLGVFEKHKLGAPAEAVDKACDGKLAALLKKGDMRGESGRTLLLYGLPGVAAERVLLVGCGKRKDFDRAAQRKAVTAAVDALAKLNASEALCALAEPLSREDDRYLRLRDTVVAAAARDYRYTHTKDADKLPKVALKRLALWIEKKTEQAIATQAIAHGRAIGDGVALARELGNLPGNICTPSYLAEQAETLAADHPKLTTEILDEAAMAELGMGALLSVSRGSRQPAKLIVMHYRGGTEEAKPVVLVGKGLTFDAGGISLKPAAQMDEMKYDMCGGASVFGVLQAACALELPINLVGVVPASENLPDGAANKPGDIVTSMSGQTIEILNTDAEGRLILCDALTYSKRFEPELVVDIATLTGACMIALGAHASGLFTADEALADELLAAGERANDRAWRMPLWDDYQSQLDSNFADMGNVGGREGGAITAACFLSRFTKDYRWAHLDIAGTAWLGGKQKGGTGRPVALLTELLLTRAGVAPQAG